The proteins below come from a single Erysipelothrix piscisicarius genomic window:
- a CDS encoding beta/alpha barrel domain-containing protein, whose translation MKSDYNNYGGIIMKHIKIAAGLAHADYGHIADIVKEVSDAGVDYIHSDAADMDDLQNMKLMGGHQVIAGIRPYTQSPIECHIYTVTMDRMFIEQIAEVGAQMLIIPAEHFIGAQLAYIINWCREFNLKIGLTLGCYTPLCFVEESIYDIDRLHIVTHGVDETDGKDNWGWRRSVTDLVKRARVMIDEKNPDCELAIDGGLRQDNMDELIACNPDVIVLSSAIFKDPQGPAAGYKNCRSAIDAAAKKFNLE comes from the coding sequence ATGAAGAGCGATTATAATAACTATGGAGGGATAATTATGAAACATATTAAAATTGCTGCAGGCTTAGCACATGCTGACTATGGCCACATTGCAGATATTGTTAAGGAAGTAAGTGATGCAGGGGTAGATTATATTCACTCAGATGCCGCTGACATGGACGATTTACAAAACATGAAATTAATGGGAGGACATCAAGTAATTGCTGGTATTCGACCATATACCCAATCACCCATCGAATGTCATATCTATACGGTGACAATGGACCGCATGTTTATTGAACAAATTGCAGAGGTAGGGGCACAAATGCTCATTATTCCAGCAGAACATTTTATTGGCGCACAACTCGCTTATATTATTAATTGGTGCCGCGAATTTAATTTAAAAATTGGCTTAACCTTGGGTTGCTATACACCGTTATGCTTTGTTGAAGAATCAATTTATGATATCGATCGTTTACATATTGTGACCCATGGTGTTGATGAAACAGATGGAAAAGACAACTGGGGCTGGCGTAGAAGCGTGACTGACCTGGTCAAAAGAGCACGCGTCATGATTGATGAGAAAAACCCTGACTGTGAACTTGCAATCGATGGTGGTTTACGCCAGGACAACATGGATGAATTAATTGCATGTAATCCTGATGTGATTGTTTTATCATCAGCTATTTTCAAAGATCCACAAGGACCAGCAGCCGGTTACAAAAACTGCCGAAGTGCCATTGATGCCGCTGCAAAAAAATTCAATCTTGAATAA
- a CDS encoding BglG family transcription antiterminator: protein MMHQRRKQLLNILCDQNNYISSNQLAKQLNVSNKTIRNDLDLVEHFLAQYDLTLERKTGYGILLNCSEKQRYQLKILLESYNQDPDLTPKIRQDAIALTLLTEIDYTMDALSDLFYISKSSVYSDIKSIEKLFLFYNITLHRYEDKTFYLTGKERSLRNAIFDLLAKERTLHLLFKIIKKEKGACTGDLLHPGFDMTDDEIADLIEQLPDFSVMFDSINNYAHFIIRILVTMSRQNFDPTVEISETFKLALQKKPYLDIARQIIAILEKIQKRRYHEHECFYLQVYLLAYLNTKEDNDYQVEQFVDKLIVTWTELLPHAFVADGQLIQNLLNHLKPTAIRLAHDIIIQNPLPDIENNIKIHFGL, encoded by the coding sequence ATGATGCATCAACGGCGCAAACAGTTACTCAATATTTTATGTGATCAAAACAATTACATTTCCAGTAATCAATTAGCAAAGCAATTAAATGTTTCAAATAAAACCATCAGAAACGATTTAGACTTAGTCGAACACTTTTTAGCCCAATATGATTTGACACTAGAAAGAAAAACAGGGTATGGTATCTTACTTAATTGTAGTGAAAAACAACGATATCAGTTAAAAATACTCTTAGAGTCATATAATCAAGATCCGGATTTAACTCCCAAAATAAGACAAGATGCGATTGCTCTAACGCTTTTAACTGAAATAGATTACACGATGGACGCCCTTTCAGATCTTTTTTATATTTCAAAATCAAGTGTTTATAGCGATATTAAATCGATTGAAAAGTTATTTTTATTTTATAACATCACTTTACATAGATATGAAGATAAGACTTTTTATTTAACCGGTAAAGAACGTTCCTTGCGAAATGCTATATTTGATTTATTAGCTAAAGAACGGACCCTTCATCTTCTTTTTAAAATTATAAAAAAAGAAAAAGGTGCTTGCACTGGTGATCTTTTACATCCCGGCTTTGATATGACTGATGATGAGATTGCTGATCTTATTGAACAGTTACCTGATTTTTCTGTTATGTTTGATTCAATCAATAATTATGCGCATTTTATTATTAGAATTCTCGTTACGATGTCACGTCAAAATTTTGATCCCACTGTTGAGATTTCAGAGACTTTCAAATTAGCATTACAAAAGAAGCCCTATCTTGATATCGCACGACAAATCATCGCGATTCTAGAAAAGATTCAAAAAAGAAGGTATCATGAACATGAATGTTTTTATTTACAAGTTTATTTATTAGCTTACCTAAACACTAAAGAAGACAATGATTATCAGGTAGAACAATTTGTCGATAAGTTAATTGTGACTTGGACTGAACTTTTACCACATGCCTTTGTGGCAGACGGACAGTTGATACAAAACCTTTTAAACCATCTTAAACCAACAGCGATTCGTTTGGCACATGACATTATCATTCAAAATCCTTTACCTGATATAGAAAACAATATCAAAATACATTTCGGATTGTAA
- a CDS encoding YitT family protein, protein MNNIKTYSKTLVVIVLISLLTTFAVNFFFVFDNLAPGGLTGIALVLSQIINLPIEYMVLCITIPLLILGSLRLGASFGIKTLSISLLTSLMMRFVPKVNILYSVRTFSPMLAFALSALIAGVLIGLSISISINNKASTGGTDLLEALIKSFFHCDLPTAKVIAIIDSIIIILTGLINYNIAVSLWSFISLQIIVKTIEKTT, encoded by the coding sequence TTGAATAATATTAAAACTTACTCAAAGACACTGGTAGTAATTGTACTGATATCCTTACTTACCACATTTGCAGTCAATTTCTTTTTTGTCTTTGATAATCTTGCACCAGGTGGTTTGACGGGTATTGCCTTAGTCTTGTCACAAATCATTAACTTGCCAATTGAATACATGGTTTTATGCATCACAATTCCTTTATTAATTCTAGGATCATTACGTTTAGGCGCATCTTTTGGCATTAAGACTTTAAGCATTAGTCTTTTAACGTCATTAATGATGAGATTTGTGCCTAAAGTCAACATATTATATTCAGTCCGCACTTTCTCACCTATGTTGGCATTTGCCTTGTCAGCCCTCATTGCCGGTGTTTTAATTGGATTATCGATTAGTATTTCTATTAATAATAAAGCCAGTACAGGTGGTACTGATTTATTAGAAGCCTTAATTAAATCGTTTTTTCATTGTGATTTACCCACCGCTAAAGTGATTGCCATTATAGACTCAATCATTATTATTTTAACAGGTTTAATCAATTACAATATTGCGGTTTCTTTATGGAGTTTCATCTCATTACAAATAATCGTAAAAACGATAGAAAAAACGACCTAG
- a CDS encoding DUF11 domain-containing protein — translation MNPGDVSVFDTFSNAFNTKFDVYLNAGESLAIEWTFIRKSGINNKHNLDYTLEGPGVSKSLKFVAINNTPANAGSNQTMFDVGDAREVTEDALAGNPEVNKFDATNENHWLKAPASGIYRFTIPKTKNITARYRFHILKADGTSALGRTWSEQIELTQNANIFEDFVFYHMMIDGYIYKQSLYGFNGQDSLITSDAAGLVEESDSACAPIYESALKKGGIAFKDEAFGIPNYILAADDSDCSSRVTNYKLFASVPDDDMPETATYADGESTWLTQEIKLPEFVSMTYSRTSHDTQAVDVRVDINNYEGLVEVKVDTNNNGSYDDDVDVTLSTIYRSGQPVTLSWDGLNGLGVPVPITQTVHIFSDIDRSGEIHFVGYDIEDLRSGITIERINGLMRPITNADVVYWDHRPVNDRIVSGCGPFEGQMDATAGTESNGSFKWRYGNDCIYRSVDGQLEGNGPFFGANSGQGKSFGDIAYIHEWTYEKLLSPVEIDREIPGLNPYFQITKEVVDDTGDLILTPGEVFTYTIKAHNEGSVMSDMKIKDLLTEVQNYVTVGDGPIEVKRNNVAVPGHTIASLMGGGLEFTGMLPLNSSGAIQDEVEITLTFTANANINSIPAPPHLDNTAHVYWDIDELNEQGQIVTTEYENDDSAFILTGESGFEIVKRVKNLGLPIDRGHEVNGIVSPGEAIEYEIEVENTKQTVLDSVVIYDELKEILNSIKEKESLGSVTVEAVFDRADGNTATSSLITTEPLTLETLTDKNKGVEVKLSAGDRVTLRFKVTTIDELEGELLRNKAFAKHEEELKDSSTSIPIGSSVLIIHKKVTDDDLSGAVSQGEAFTYEIVVKNDGNAPAYNVEIMDDFDGVAPFIAERPEDVVVTMIHDGVTSTHSLAELMSGIYLVRLDPGKTAELNFTVYLKATLDLSTITHHNEAGNPVLYNVAYANFDPSPEVEIPVELPKLKIEKSVLDADENGWVTQNETFTYTIEVTNIGLGYAHGVTIQDPFTDVLDSIKEKTALSNVSVSYVFNHLEGKPIVSTLDDGTDLTLQNLVDGFKAHLGSQESITLTFSVTALDDLSALASGSLVNKVTAKNIYETVDATAIIFAGNTGLSIYKKAEIEDDKHLAEPGDTVTYTIGILNKGPMAAKNVYVIDPMTALLDVIEEKPEAVSVVSTQGNTYTLADLIQGIVLANLDDQELVELVFTVTLKPTLDVSTIPNVNESGFPMIPNIATVNDVPTTEIEVPVDLPKLDLEKLVTETNRDDFVEENEGLTYTIHVRNQSNVMSYKTIIRDNLKDIINIIQEKDHLDQVVFNYSFKNLNDEPVTSTLVGDTSLCVSDLVEGIIVNLGGFDELTLTFEVTAMSNLEGVEEFVNTATVSNPFEEIETSVKVPVKTPDEPTIPITPINPPEPGKPHKPLLPSTGVSALPLRGISLGLMVAGTVLMVLKRKRK, via the coding sequence ATGAATCCAGGCGATGTGAGTGTTTTTGATACTTTTTCAAATGCATTCAATACAAAATTTGATGTCTATTTAAATGCGGGTGAAAGCCTTGCAATCGAATGGACCTTTATTCGTAAGTCAGGGATTAATAATAAACATAACTTGGACTATACCCTGGAGGGCCCGGGCGTTTCAAAATCGTTGAAATTTGTAGCGATTAATAATACACCGGCAAATGCAGGGTCAAATCAAACGATGTTTGATGTTGGTGATGCTCGTGAAGTGACTGAGGATGCCTTAGCTGGAAATCCTGAGGTCAATAAATTTGATGCAACCAATGAAAATCACTGGCTGAAAGCTCCCGCTTCGGGGATTTATCGTTTTACTATACCGAAGACAAAAAACATAACAGCACGCTATCGTTTCCATATTCTAAAAGCAGATGGAACGAGTGCTTTAGGGCGAACATGGTCTGAACAGATTGAATTGACTCAAAATGCAAATATTTTTGAAGATTTTGTGTTTTATCATATGATGATTGACGGCTATATTTACAAACAATCGCTGTATGGATTTAACGGTCAAGATTCTCTCATTACAAGTGATGCTGCAGGTTTGGTTGAGGAGTCCGATAGTGCTTGTGCTCCAATCTATGAAAGTGCCTTAAAAAAAGGTGGTATTGCTTTTAAGGATGAGGCATTTGGGATTCCCAATTATATCTTAGCAGCCGATGATTCGGATTGTTCAAGTCGAGTAACAAATTATAAACTCTTTGCAAGTGTTCCGGATGACGATATGCCTGAAACCGCAACCTATGCAGATGGTGAATCGACATGGCTAACTCAAGAAATCAAGCTTCCTGAATTTGTAAGTATGACCTACAGTCGTACATCTCATGATACACAAGCTGTTGATGTGCGTGTTGATATTAATAACTATGAAGGACTTGTGGAAGTAAAGGTAGATACCAACAATAATGGATCCTACGATGATGATGTCGATGTGACTTTAAGTACGATTTACCGAAGTGGGCAACCTGTTACACTGAGTTGGGATGGTTTGAATGGACTGGGTGTTCCCGTTCCAATTACTCAAACGGTCCATATTTTCTCAGATATAGATCGAAGTGGTGAGATCCATTTTGTAGGGTATGATATTGAAGACTTGCGTTCGGGTATTACAATTGAACGTATTAATGGTTTAATGCGTCCGATAACGAATGCAGATGTAGTTTATTGGGATCATCGTCCTGTAAATGATCGTATCGTTAGTGGTTGTGGTCCATTTGAAGGTCAAATGGACGCGACTGCAGGGACAGAGTCTAATGGTAGTTTTAAATGGCGCTATGGTAATGACTGTATTTATCGTAGTGTTGATGGTCAACTTGAAGGAAATGGACCTTTCTTTGGCGCAAACAGTGGACAAGGAAAATCCTTTGGGGATATCGCATACATTCATGAGTGGACGTACGAAAAATTACTTTCACCGGTAGAAATTGATCGTGAAATTCCAGGTCTCAATCCATACTTTCAAATCACTAAAGAGGTTGTTGATGATACCGGTGATTTAATTTTGACACCGGGAGAAGTGTTTACCTATACCATTAAAGCTCATAATGAAGGCAGTGTTATGAGTGATATGAAAATAAAGGATCTTCTAACTGAAGTTCAAAACTACGTAACAGTTGGTGATGGTCCCATTGAGGTTAAGCGAAACAATGTGGCGGTTCCAGGTCATACGATTGCATCGTTAATGGGAGGCGGTCTAGAATTTACAGGCATGCTGCCTCTAAATAGTTCGGGCGCAATCCAAGATGAGGTTGAGATTACCTTAACCTTTACCGCAAATGCGAACATCAATTCCATTCCAGCACCCCCTCATCTTGACAACACCGCTCATGTTTATTGGGATATTGATGAGTTAAATGAACAAGGGCAAATCGTTACCACGGAATATGAAAATGACGACAGTGCATTTATTCTCACGGGTGAGTCGGGATTTGAAATTGTGAAGCGAGTAAAAAACTTAGGATTACCGATTGATCGTGGTCATGAAGTGAATGGGATTGTAAGTCCTGGTGAAGCAATTGAGTATGAAATTGAAGTTGAGAATACGAAACAAACTGTGCTTGATTCTGTCGTTATTTATGATGAACTCAAAGAAATTCTAAATAGTATTAAAGAAAAAGAGAGCTTAGGAAGTGTAACAGTTGAAGCTGTTTTTGATCGAGCCGATGGGAATACAGCGACATCAAGTCTCATTACGACAGAACCATTAACCCTTGAAACATTAACAGATAAAAATAAAGGCGTTGAGGTTAAACTCAGTGCGGGGGATCGGGTTACCCTTCGCTTTAAAGTAACAACGATCGATGAATTGGAAGGCGAACTGCTCAGAAACAAAGCCTTCGCAAAACATGAGGAAGAACTTAAAGATTCATCCACATCCATTCCAATTGGATCCAGTGTCTTAATCATCCATAAAAAAGTTACAGATGATGATCTAAGCGGTGCTGTAAGTCAAGGTGAAGCCTTTACTTATGAGATTGTAGTAAAAAATGACGGAAATGCACCCGCTTATAATGTTGAAATCATGGACGATTTTGATGGGGTAGCACCCTTCATTGCGGAACGTCCGGAAGATGTGGTTGTAACGATGATCCACGATGGCGTAACATCGACCCATTCTTTAGCGGAACTGATGAGCGGGATTTATCTTGTACGCCTTGATCCCGGTAAAACCGCGGAACTCAATTTTACGGTATATTTAAAAGCGACCTTAGATCTTTCAACGATCACCCATCATAATGAAGCGGGAAATCCTGTACTTTATAATGTTGCCTATGCAAATTTTGATCCATCTCCTGAAGTGGAAATTCCAGTTGAATTACCAAAACTTAAAATAGAAAAAAGTGTACTGGATGCAGATGAAAACGGTTGGGTGACTCAAAATGAAACCTTCACGTATACGATTGAAGTTACCAATATAGGACTCGGTTATGCCCATGGTGTAACCATTCAAGATCCTTTTACAGATGTACTGGATTCGATTAAAGAAAAAACTGCGCTTTCTAATGTTTCGGTAAGTTATGTATTTAATCATTTAGAAGGAAAACCCATTGTTTCAACGCTTGATGACGGAACAGACTTAACGCTCCAAAATCTCGTAGATGGATTTAAAGCGCATCTTGGCTCACAAGAGTCCATAACACTAACCTTTAGTGTAACAGCATTGGATGATCTTAGCGCATTAGCTTCAGGATCACTTGTGAATAAAGTGACTGCTAAAAATATCTATGAAACAGTTGATGCGACGGCCATTATCTTTGCGGGGAATACAGGATTAAGCATTTATAAAAAAGCAGAAATTGAAGATGACAAACATCTTGCTGAACCTGGCGATACGGTAACGTATACAATAGGAATTTTAAATAAAGGTCCGATGGCTGCTAAGAATGTTTATGTTATTGATCCGATGACTGCGCTTCTTGATGTCATTGAAGAAAAACCTGAAGCGGTAAGTGTCGTATCGACACAAGGCAATACCTATACACTTGCGGATTTAATTCAAGGAATTGTTCTTGCGAATCTTGATGATCAAGAACTTGTGGAATTGGTGTTTACCGTGACATTAAAACCAACACTAGATGTCAGCACCATACCTAATGTGAATGAATCCGGGTTCCCGATGATTCCAAATATTGCGACTGTAAATGATGTTCCTACTACTGAAATTGAGGTGCCTGTAGATCTTCCAAAACTTGATCTTGAAAAGCTTGTTACGGAAACTAACAGGGATGATTTTGTGGAAGAGAATGAGGGCTTGACGTATACAATTCACGTTCGAAATCAGTCGAATGTCATGTCATATAAAACAATTATTCGTGATAATTTAAAAGATATCATAAATATCATTCAAGAAAAGGATCATCTAGATCAAGTTGTCTTCAATTATTCGTTTAAAAATCTAAATGATGAACCGGTCACCTCAACGCTTGTAGGGGATACCTCCTTATGCGTTTCGGACTTAGTCGAGGGGATAATTGTAAATCTTGGTGGTTTTGATGAATTAACGTTAACCTTTGAGGTTACTGCAATGTCCAATCTCGAAGGTGTCGAGGAATTTGTGAATACTGCAACGGTTTCAAATCCGTTTGAGGAAATTGAAACGTCCGTGAAAGTTCCCGTTAAAACACCTGATGAACCAACCATTCCTATTACACCGATAAATCCGCCAGAACCGGGTAAACCACATAAACCATTACTCCCTAGTACTGGAGTATCTGCGTTACCATTACGGGGAATCAGTTTGGGACTCATGGTTGCAGGAACGGTATTAATGGTTCTAAAACGCAAACGAAAATAA
- a CDS encoding Sapep family Mn(2+)-dependent dipeptidase, with the protein MKGKLFMNEKEFLNDLEKLIAQKSVRDLSTRTNQAPFGQGIRNAMDVFLDVAQRLGFETGDVDGYAVYAELGDSKRELGVLGHLDVVEVGDLKAWRHNPFELSREGDVLIARGVNDDKGPLLCALYAAKEAFDKAQEPKRRVRIIAGGAEETTWECMDHYFKHHRQPELGFSPDGNFPIVNGEKGIICFSLKFKNEAFDNISASPRVNYICHDLKFNNKIYTGAQILSRNPQRGENAIDKLIDDFDNTEINKRTWAQWN; encoded by the coding sequence ATGAAAGGAAAACTATTTATGAATGAAAAAGAATTTCTTAATGATTTAGAAAAACTTATTGCTCAAAAATCAGTCCGTGATTTATCAACCCGCACAAATCAAGCGCCTTTTGGTCAAGGTATTAGAAATGCGATGGATGTATTTTTAGATGTTGCACAAAGACTTGGCTTTGAAACGGGCGATGTTGATGGTTATGCTGTTTATGCAGAACTTGGTGATAGCAAGCGCGAACTGGGCGTTTTAGGACACTTAGATGTAGTGGAAGTCGGTGATTTAAAGGCATGGCGCCATAATCCATTCGAACTGAGTCGAGAAGGTGATGTGTTAATTGCTAGAGGGGTTAATGATGATAAAGGACCTTTATTATGTGCGCTTTATGCAGCCAAAGAAGCGTTTGATAAAGCACAGGAACCCAAAAGACGTGTTCGTATTATTGCCGGAGGTGCTGAAGAAACAACCTGGGAATGCATGGACCATTATTTCAAACACCACCGACAACCTGAACTCGGCTTTTCACCCGATGGTAATTTCCCAATTGTTAATGGCGAAAAGGGAATTATTTGCTTCTCACTTAAGTTTAAAAATGAAGCCTTTGACAACATCAGCGCATCACCACGCGTGAACTATATTTGCCATGATCTCAAATTTAATAATAAAATATACACAGGAGCACAGATTTTATCAAGAAACCCCCAAAGAGGCGAAAATGCAATTGATAAATTGATCGACGATTTTGATAATACAGAAATAAACAAAAGAACCTGGGCACAATGGAACTGA
- a CDS encoding HAD-IIB family hydrolase, protein MPNIIAIDLDGTLLDCDKNISRKNQEAIVKALDAGYQIYLCSGRPAVFVSRIKSLLDQRLNIIAFNGAYYENETEIKTYPLRNEDLIKLDALISEDTPCFFKTLDTVYFTHEDNRFFYKGMTKKQINNVKELKFYEILKVVILMQNHHAQTLREFVQVYEYGNFGMELSCKEVDKTLHFQQNNYYAIGDGVNDLPLFKNAAYSIAMSNSDERLLEYADVTVENNTYEGVAKAIEIILNLPH, encoded by the coding sequence ATGCCTAACATTATAGCAATTGATTTAGATGGTACCTTACTTGATTGTGATAAAAATATATCTCGGAAAAATCAAGAAGCAATCGTAAAAGCGTTAGATGCGGGGTATCAGATCTATTTATGTTCAGGCAGACCGGCTGTGTTTGTATCAAGGATTAAATCACTATTGGATCAGCGATTAAATATAATTGCATTTAATGGCGCGTACTATGAAAATGAAACAGAAATAAAAACATATCCATTACGTAATGAGGATTTGATTAAACTGGATGCACTCATAAGTGAAGATACACCATGTTTTTTTAAAACACTTGATACAGTATATTTCACCCATGAAGACAATCGTTTTTTTTATAAAGGAATGACTAAAAAACAAATTAATAATGTTAAAGAATTAAAGTTTTATGAAATTTTAAAAGTAGTGATACTTATGCAAAACCATCATGCCCAAACACTCAGAGAATTTGTACAGGTTTATGAGTATGGTAATTTTGGTATGGAACTTTCTTGTAAAGAAGTAGATAAAACTCTTCACTTTCAACAAAACAATTATTATGCGATTGGTGATGGTGTGAATGATTTACCTCTATTTAAAAATGCGGCCTATAGTATTGCTATGAGTAATTCCGATGAACGTTTACTTGAATATGCTGATGTAACTGTTGAAAATAATACTTATGAAGGAGTTGCGAAAGCGATTGAAATAATTTTGAACTTACCGCATTAA